One window of the Cardiocondyla obscurior isolate alpha-2009 linkage group LG05, Cobs3.1, whole genome shotgun sequence genome contains the following:
- the LOC139103028 gene encoding uncharacterized protein, translated as MTACYVSPEVTIVLSKEEIHKRYQDTAKIIFQEGQSRKKEIDSYLSFGNSRRTMEYSNNGNQPVIVRKPADFVTTQNAHLFPRMPIEYRKLNERCAIT; from the exons ATGACTGCGTGTTATGTATCTCCAGAAGTAACTATTGTCTTGAGCAAGGAAGAAATTCACAAGAGATACCAAGACACTGCAAAGATTATATTTCAA GAAGGCCAAAGCAGAAAGAAGGAAATCGACAGCTACTTGAGTTTTGGAAATAGTCGCAGAACAATGGAATATAGTAACAATGGAAATCAACCTGTTATCGTACGCAAACCTGCAGACTTTGTGACTACACAAAATGCACATTTATTTCCACGAATGCCGATAGAATATCGCAAACTAAACGAAAGATGTGCGAtaacttaa
- the Atg5 gene encoding autophagy protein 5: MASDREVLREIWDGKIPVCFTLNSEEICDLQGPDPFYLMVPRLSYFPLCTEKVRKHFIRHIQSDSKQEHEMWLEFNGMPLKWHYPIGVLLDIYFNDIQLPWNIVVHFDKFPENVLMHCQNKEVVEAHFLSCIKEADVLKHRGQIVSSMQKKDHTQLWNGIMNDKFDQFWSVNGRLMEASTEEGFKYIPFRCYTSEDKYIQKLVKPMNEEGQRKTLKHLLNEVFPDQENVTVRTHGIVPPLETPLQWMSEHLSYPDNFLHLIVIT; this comes from the exons ATGGCAAGTGATCGTGAGGTACTTCGAGAAATTTGGGATGGAAAGATCCCAGTTTGTTTTACTCTCAATTCCGAAGAAATTTGTGATTTACAAGGGCCAGATCCTTTCTACTTGATGGTACCTAGATTAAGTTATTTTCCACTGTGCACAGAAAAG GTTCGGAAACATTTCATAAGGCATATACAAAGTGATAGCAAGCAAGAGCATGAAATGTGGCTAGAATTCAATGGTATGCCATTGAAGTGGCACTATCCAATTGGTGTATTACtggacatttattttaatgacattCAATTACCTTGGAACATTGTTGTTCACTTTGATAAGTTTccagaaaatgttttaatgcACTGTCAAAATAA AGAAGTTGTAGAGGCACATTTCCTCTCTTGTATAAAAGAGGCCGACGTTTTGAAGCATAGAGGCCAAATTGTTTCTAGTATGCAGAAAAAAGATCACACACAGCTGTGGAATGGCATTATGAATGATAAATTTGATCAGTTCTGGTCAGTAAATGGTAGACTCATGGAAGCTAGCACAGAAGAAGGATTTAAGTATATACCTTTCCGCTGTTATACTAGTGAAGACAAATATATTCAGAAACTTGTAAAACCAATGAATGAGGAAGGTCAAAGAAAGACTTTGAAGCATTTGTTAAATGAAGTGTTCCCTGATCAAGAAAATG TTACAGTAAGGACTCATGGCATTGTACCACCATTAGAGACGCCACTTCAATGGATGTCTGAACATTTAAGTTACCCAGATAATTTCCTTCacttaattgtaattacatag
- the LOC139102588 gene encoding uncharacterized protein isoform X1 has product MKKMIVYVPGRMPTHVGPYGAARYPGTLLGAVPGFYSPVTGYSTSPVSSYYGSLQHQPPLDLPVWPRRMPAEEELGASPAASLTGLGVSPGNGGPPSPAHSDSDASSSSLELGTIRTGENAQLKCRWQDCGRWFTSLEQLAGHVGRLHAAPGPRGLFYCGWEGCARGERGFNARYKMLVHVRTHTNEKPHHCFQCDKSFSRAENLKIHARSHTGERPYVCPVEGCNKAYSNSSDRFKHTRTHAVDKPYYCKVPGCPKRYTDPSSLRKHVKTYRHYVNNNDKVQEKSFDDNNVQEKTRYDANSPDKQSSSAHSESDKKDSSIESSMSGCSPKTSHSFEEQRNFVEWNNIYNLQEQRKEQEHVTPPKPYEQDVKIYQRMYDENYIIPERIQVNPMYASGTTIIKDISVSSPHSSPGRVSDTMPCIGMQSTPIKIEESMEYASKTTTVDYRNIESIVNSTPCKKENAITCDPVRHSVIKRAEDLKMEVEKTPLKEEVKDTSSDCCCRHKCCVHSNDSILQKTKILSDLILKTQNPLFRHLLGSVDLQYGLENMWSNIADTNNTCGQDLRVKNENVTEMEQDLPLDLTINK; this is encoded by the exons atgaaaaaaatgatCGTTTATGTTCCGGGCAGAATGCCAACTCACGTTGGTCCCTACGGCGCCGCTCGTTACCCGGGCACCCTGCTAGGAGCTGTCCCGGGTTTTTACAGCCCGGTTACCGGCTACTCTACCAGCCCGGTCTCGAGCTACTACGGAAGTCTCCAGCACCAACCACCGCTGGACCTTCCGGTTTGGCCGCGGAGGATGCCGGCCGAGGAGGAACTTGGGGCCTCGCCGGCCGCCAGCTTGACCGGGCTGGGGGTGTCACCGGGGAACGGCGGACCCCCGAGTCCAGCGCACAGCGATTCGGATGCATCCAGCTCGAGCTTGGAACTGGGTACCATCAGAACCGGTGAAAACGCCCAACTCAAATGCAG aTGGCAAGATTGTGGGCGATGGTTCACGTCTCTGGAGCAACTCGCGGGACACGTTGGGAGATTGCACGCGGCGCCCGGTCCGCGGGGTCTGTTTTATTGCGGATGGGAAGGATGCGCGAGAGGCGAGCGTGGGTTTAATGCAAG GTACAAGATGCTGGTCCACGTACGGACGCATACGAACGAGAAGCCGCATCATTGCTTCCAGTGCGACAAGAGCTTCAGCCGAGCTGAGAACCTGAAGATTCACGCGCGTTCTCATACCGGCGAACGTCCTTACGTCTGTCCCGTCGAGGGTTGCAATAAAGCCTATTCGAATTCCTCAGATAGATTCAAGCATACTAGAACTCACGCCGTGGATAAGCCATATTATTGCAAGGTACCGGGCTGCCCGAAAAGGTATACCGATCCGTCTTCTCTAAGGAAGCACGTAAAAACTTACCGCCATTACGTGAACAACAACGACAAGGTACAAGAAAAGAGCTTCGACGACAATAACGTTCAAGAAAAAACGAGATACGACGCTAATTCACCTGACAAGCAGAGCAGCAGCGCGCATTCCGAATCGGACAAGAAGGACTCCAGCATTGAGAGCAGTATGTCAGGCTGCAGTCCGAAGACTAGCCACAGCTTTGAAGAGCAGAGAAACTTCGTCGAATGGAACAACATATACAATCTCCAAGAACAGCGGAAAGAGCAGGAGCACGTCACCCCGCCGAAACCGTACGAGCAAGACGTAAAGATCTATCAGAGGATGTACGAcgagaattatattataccgGAAAGAATCCAAGTGAATCCTATGTACGCCTCCGGAACTACTATTATCAAAGATATCTCCGTGTCGTCGCCTCACTCGAGTCCGGGCAGAGTGTCCGACACAATGCCATGCATCGGAATGCAATCGACGCCTATCAAGATCGAGGAGTCTATGGAGTACGCTAGCAAGACCACCACGGTCGACTATAGAAATATCGAATCGATCGTCAACAGTACGCCTTGCAAAAAGGAGAACGCGATTACCTGCGACCCGGTGAGACATTCGGTGATCAAGCGAGCGGAGGATTTGAAAATGGAAGTGGAGAAGACACCGCTCAAGGAGGAAGTGAAGGATACCAGCAGCGACTGCTGTTGCCGGCACAAGTGCTGCGTGCACAGTAACGACAGCATTTTACAAAAAACCAAGATTCTCTCGGATCTTATTCTCAAGACACAGAATCCGCTCTTCCGGCATCTATTAGGCTCGGTAGATTTGCAGTACGGGCTAGAGAATATGTGGAGCAACATCGCGGACACTAACAACACATGCGGCCAAGACCTCAGAGTAAAAAACGAAAACGTTACCGAGATGGAGCAAGACCTACCACTGGACTTGACGATCAACAAATAA
- the LOC139102588 gene encoding uncharacterized protein isoform X2 → MPTHVGPYGAARYPGTLLGAVPGFYSPVTGYSTSPVSSYYGSLQHQPPLDLPVWPRRMPAEEELGASPAASLTGLGVSPGNGGPPSPAHSDSDASSSSLELGTIRTGENAQLKCRWQDCGRWFTSLEQLAGHVGRLHAAPGPRGLFYCGWEGCARGERGFNARYKMLVHVRTHTNEKPHHCFQCDKSFSRAENLKIHARSHTGERPYVCPVEGCNKAYSNSSDRFKHTRTHAVDKPYYCKVPGCPKRYTDPSSLRKHVKTYRHYVNNNDKVQEKSFDDNNVQEKTRYDANSPDKQSSSAHSESDKKDSSIESSMSGCSPKTSHSFEEQRNFVEWNNIYNLQEQRKEQEHVTPPKPYEQDVKIYQRMYDENYIIPERIQVNPMYASGTTIIKDISVSSPHSSPGRVSDTMPCIGMQSTPIKIEESMEYASKTTTVDYRNIESIVNSTPCKKENAITCDPVRHSVIKRAEDLKMEVEKTPLKEEVKDTSSDCCCRHKCCVHSNDSILQKTKILSDLILKTQNPLFRHLLGSVDLQYGLENMWSNIADTNNTCGQDLRVKNENVTEMEQDLPLDLTINK, encoded by the exons ATGCCAACTCACGTTGGTCCCTACGGCGCCGCTCGTTACCCGGGCACCCTGCTAGGAGCTGTCCCGGGTTTTTACAGCCCGGTTACCGGCTACTCTACCAGCCCGGTCTCGAGCTACTACGGAAGTCTCCAGCACCAACCACCGCTGGACCTTCCGGTTTGGCCGCGGAGGATGCCGGCCGAGGAGGAACTTGGGGCCTCGCCGGCCGCCAGCTTGACCGGGCTGGGGGTGTCACCGGGGAACGGCGGACCCCCGAGTCCAGCGCACAGCGATTCGGATGCATCCAGCTCGAGCTTGGAACTGGGTACCATCAGAACCGGTGAAAACGCCCAACTCAAATGCAG aTGGCAAGATTGTGGGCGATGGTTCACGTCTCTGGAGCAACTCGCGGGACACGTTGGGAGATTGCACGCGGCGCCCGGTCCGCGGGGTCTGTTTTATTGCGGATGGGAAGGATGCGCGAGAGGCGAGCGTGGGTTTAATGCAAG GTACAAGATGCTGGTCCACGTACGGACGCATACGAACGAGAAGCCGCATCATTGCTTCCAGTGCGACAAGAGCTTCAGCCGAGCTGAGAACCTGAAGATTCACGCGCGTTCTCATACCGGCGAACGTCCTTACGTCTGTCCCGTCGAGGGTTGCAATAAAGCCTATTCGAATTCCTCAGATAGATTCAAGCATACTAGAACTCACGCCGTGGATAAGCCATATTATTGCAAGGTACCGGGCTGCCCGAAAAGGTATACCGATCCGTCTTCTCTAAGGAAGCACGTAAAAACTTACCGCCATTACGTGAACAACAACGACAAGGTACAAGAAAAGAGCTTCGACGACAATAACGTTCAAGAAAAAACGAGATACGACGCTAATTCACCTGACAAGCAGAGCAGCAGCGCGCATTCCGAATCGGACAAGAAGGACTCCAGCATTGAGAGCAGTATGTCAGGCTGCAGTCCGAAGACTAGCCACAGCTTTGAAGAGCAGAGAAACTTCGTCGAATGGAACAACATATACAATCTCCAAGAACAGCGGAAAGAGCAGGAGCACGTCACCCCGCCGAAACCGTACGAGCAAGACGTAAAGATCTATCAGAGGATGTACGAcgagaattatattataccgGAAAGAATCCAAGTGAATCCTATGTACGCCTCCGGAACTACTATTATCAAAGATATCTCCGTGTCGTCGCCTCACTCGAGTCCGGGCAGAGTGTCCGACACAATGCCATGCATCGGAATGCAATCGACGCCTATCAAGATCGAGGAGTCTATGGAGTACGCTAGCAAGACCACCACGGTCGACTATAGAAATATCGAATCGATCGTCAACAGTACGCCTTGCAAAAAGGAGAACGCGATTACCTGCGACCCGGTGAGACATTCGGTGATCAAGCGAGCGGAGGATTTGAAAATGGAAGTGGAGAAGACACCGCTCAAGGAGGAAGTGAAGGATACCAGCAGCGACTGCTGTTGCCGGCACAAGTGCTGCGTGCACAGTAACGACAGCATTTTACAAAAAACCAAGATTCTCTCGGATCTTATTCTCAAGACACAGAATCCGCTCTTCCGGCATCTATTAGGCTCGGTAGATTTGCAGTACGGGCTAGAGAATATGTGGAGCAACATCGCGGACACTAACAACACATGCGGCCAAGACCTCAGAGTAAAAAACGAAAACGTTACCGAGATGGAGCAAGACCTACCACTGGACTTGACGATCAACAAATAA